The genomic DNA TTCAAATGTTTGGGCGTCTTGCCTTTCATCTCCATCTGTTTTTTTCCAAGTATTTTGAAAGGCTATTGCCCTTGTTTCTATCTCTGTCCAAGTCAGCATAAAAACTCCCCCTATTTTTTATTATTTTTCTTTGCTTCTTCTATTTTTTCTTTTATCCATTTATTATCGCCAAAATATTTAGTTTTATTCTCTTTATTATACCAATTTTTATCGTCTAATAACTCCATTCTATAAATTAAATCTATTCTATCATTTAAAAATTCATTTTGCTGTTGGAATTTTTTCCCAAATGATATATACATATATGTTATTATGGTTAAAGCTATTAAAAAACTTCCTAAAGGAATATAAAGAAGCCATAATTTCCAACTGTTAAATATCTTTGTCATAAGGTCATTTATGGCATTACTAATAGCTTTTCCATCAATGGTTTCATATTCTTCTTTTATCTTCTTAATTTCACTTGATATTGTCGTTAAAGTTGGGTCTAAATTTTCTATCTTTGATATAGCTTTTTGAATTTCTTCTAATCTCTCTGATGTAAGCTTTAATTCAGTTAATGTTTTCTCTATTTCTTTTGCTTCATTTTTTAAGTCATTTGCTCTGTCAAATATATTTGCCATGTAGTCCTCCTTTATATTTCCATTCCATCATTACTTTTACTTCTTTCTTTAAAACTTTTTTCCCATACATTTTCTTTTGATTTTTCTTTTATTTTTTCTATATCTTTTTGCTTTTCTAAATTTTTGAAATGTTCTCTCAATTTTTCTGTATCAAGAGCAGGGTGATATATTTGTTCTTTTAAACTTTCTAATCTGAATGTTGGCTTCTTACCTGTTCTATGTTCTTCATCAACTGTTAAAGTAATATATTTTCTATATTTTATAGAGCCATCTTCTTTAACTGTTTCTCCCCAATTAATTTCTACTCCTTTTTCTTTTAAAATTCTAGTAAAATCTTCTTTATTTTTTGCTTCTTCTCCTGCTTGAATATAAGCTAAAACAGCAGTAACTATATCACATGGTTTTTCTCCGTTTAAAGCTTTCTCTATTGCTTCTCTTGTATTTCTTGATTTTGCTACTACTTCTCCTATCTCTGGAACTTTATCTGTTTTTACCACAAGTTCTAGTCCATATTCTTGAGCTAATTCATCTGCTCTTTCTCTCCATTTTTCAAACTGTTCTTTCTCATAATAAAACTTCTCTCCATTCTCAAAATTTACAGAGTTTACTACGATATGATTATGAGTATGTGCTTTATCTGTATGTTGAGCTATAAAAACTTGATTTTCAGGAAAAAATTCTTTACATAATTTTACAGTCATTTCTAAAGCTTTATCATTATCTATTTCATTGGGCTTAAAACTATGTGTAAAATGCTTATATTGTCTATCATCTAATTTGTTATAAAATTCTTTAATATCTTGAAAGTCTTTAAAGGCTTCTTTATAGTTATCTGAACACAGTATTCCTACTGTCTGATTTGCTTTTCTTCCTACATAGTCTAAAACACCTTTACTTCCACCAACTTTTTTACTTGATTTATCTATTGCTTTAAAGATTGCCATAGTTCATCAAGCTCCCTTTGAATTTCTCTAAAATCAGATATAGTTTTACTATTACATTTTCTAGCTATTTGATTAAGGCTATTTCCAATACCTATTTTTAATCTATAAATAGCCTTTAAATTCTCGTTTAGTTCTTGAATATCTCCTAGCATATTTCTTCTTATTAAAATTCTTACAAATTCGTTCTTTGTTACTCCATATAATTTAGCTTGAGTTTCAAGCAAATTATAATCTTCTTCATCTAGTCTTAACGATAAATTTTTCTTCATAAAATTTATACCTCCTTTTTCTGCTTTTAGCAGGGGTTTTTAGGGGTAATGCAATACCCCTAAACGAGCGTCGTGACAGCAAAATGATTTATCATTTTGCCGTCAAAGACAGTGTGCTCGCTTCCTTAATTTTACTTAATATATATTAAGTATACCTCTTATTTTTTGACTTGTCAAAAAATAATGGTATACTTTCAAAAAATAACTAAATTAAGGAAGGACTAGAAATTGTGGCTAAAATATACTATAATAATATTACTATAAATAATCTTTTTACAGGAGGTTTTAACTATGGAAGAACTTAACCAAGTACAAGAAAATTTAGAAACTACTAAACCAAAGAAAAAAATCAAGACTTCTGAGGAAATTAAGCAGGAACTTATTAACAAGAAAAAAGAGATTGAAAAAAAACTAAAAGAAATTGAGTTAAAGGAAGCTGAAAAGAAGCTAAAACCTCTTTTTAATCTTTTCATAAAAAATGCACAAAAATTATCTGATGAAGATATAGCTAGAATGGTTGCTCATTATAAAATTAAATTTGCTGAAAAAAAAGAAGAAAATAAGTAAAAATTTATAAAATTTTTTGAAGCTCAAAAAAAATGACCTCGTAAAATCGTTTATAACGCATTTCTCGGGGTCATCTTGATGTTTTATACCTTTTATTTTTGAATCAAATTTAAGCTATTTAAAGGCTGTTTTAAGCATTTCCTTTTTTAAGATATTTTGAAGTTAGGTACAAAGTCATATTTTAAACAAATTTCTTTAATTTTTTTATTATCTTCTGCTTCTAAAATTTGACTACAAAATTCTTCGTGTTGTTGTTGGGATTTAAAACCGTGATTTTGTTTTATAATTAGCTGTTTTAATTCATCCAGAGTTAGCTTTTTTCTTAATGGATTTTCTTTCTCTATAATCTGTTGAATTTCCTCCCAGTATTTTTTGACTGTATTTTTAGACATTCCTGTATCTTTTACACACTGGTATTTTGTTGCTCTAGGATTAAATCTTAGGTAGTCTATAACTTCATCTTTTTTAGATTTTCTTCCATTTCCTATCTTATTCCAAGTAGTATTTTTATTAATAACATCTCTAATCATATTCATCATCTGAATATGAGCTTCTTGCTTTCTATAATTTCTCTTATTTGGAGGAATAGGTATACCTGTTACAATCTCTATATCTTTACGAGGAAAAGTCATATAACTTTCTTTATAGGCTTTTAGGGCATCTTCTATATCTTCTTCTGTAAAATGATTATCCTGATTTCCTGTCTTACTTTCCATCTCCTCTAAGAACGAATATGCGTCGGCTTTTACCTCCTCATAAGGTATATCACATTTTAGTCCATACATAGCAAGGCTCATTATACAAAAATACCTGTGTCCCTCAACTACTTTTTCATTATCTGTAATAGTTCTTTTCCACCAATCATATAAATCTCTTTTAATATGCCATTTTTTACGAGATTTATCGCCTTTTACTATCCGTCTTTCATACCAATCAGGGTACTTTTCTTTCGCTTCTTTTAAAGTTAATTTTTTCGGAACATAAAGAGCTTTATTTATAATGTCTATTTCTGTATCTACTAATTTTCTTCTTCCTGTTACCCATAAATTAAGTTTTTCAATGGTATAAAGCTCTGAATTTTCTAAATAAAAAGCTCTTACAACTTCTCCAAATTTTGTTTTTGTTTCAGGGATTCTAAATCCTTGAAAAATTCCTTGATATTGTCTTTTCTTGACGCTTGATGTATAGCCGTTCCAAACCAAGTCTATTAACCCATACTTAAATCTTTTTAAAAGGATTTTGATATTATCAAAAAGAGCTATAGGTTTTTCAAGAATATAATACAAATGCAGTCCATTTCCTGAGCTGACTATGATATTAGGTTTGGGCATAACCTCATTTTTATACTGATAAAAAATATCTTCTATTTGCTGCTTTCCTACTCCATCTAAATCAATGGCAAAAGCATATAAAAATCTTGAGTTTTTCGCCGTTCTGTTTCTCCCTATATAACTGATGGGGCTTGTGATGACAAACTCTCTATCTTTAATTTCTTCCAAAAAGTTCAAATCATTAAAAATCATAAAATGTCTTGCTCTATCTTTTAAAATTTC from Fusobacterium varium includes the following:
- a CDS encoding relaxase/mobilization nuclease domain-containing protein encodes the protein MAIFKAIDKSSKKVGGSKGVLDYVGRKANQTVGILCSDNYKEAFKDFQDIKEFYNKLDDRQYKHFTHSFKPNEIDNDKALEMTVKLCKEFFPENQVFIAQHTDKAHTHNHIVVNSVNFENGEKFYYEKEQFEKWRERADELAQEYGLELVVKTDKVPEIGEVVAKSRNTREAIEKALNGEKPCDIVTAVLAYIQAGEEAKNKEDFTRILKEKGVEINWGETVKEDGSIKYRKYITLTVDEEHRTGKKPTFRLESLKEQIYHPALDTEKLREHFKNLEKQKDIEKIKEKSKENVWEKSFKERSKSNDGMEI
- the mobC gene encoding plasmid mobilization relaxosome protein MobC; this encodes MKKNLSLRLDEEDYNLLETQAKLYGVTKNEFVRILIRRNMLGDIQELNENLKAIYRLKIGIGNSLNQIARKCNSKTISDFREIQRELDELWQSLKQ